The genomic interval ACTTTTATAGCATAAATTGTTTATCACTTTGGAAACAGGGAATGAAATTAAAGAATTTGACAGGTCTGAGATAAAACATCTTCATTTTTGTCATGTCATGATTGTGTTAgcctacattttatttttgctggggtaaatacagtttaaataTAGCATTGTGGGACACCATGTTTAACTGCTATTGTTGTTGGGACGTTATGGTAGAGGTCTGTTAACAATGATTTGTTTGTGAACAGGCAGGTGGATTTTATTGTCTCCGTAGTCAAGAAATCATCCCAAAAATGCTTTGGAAATTTCCTccatgcagaaaacaaaatgaatccccaaattgttttgttgtatgAGCCGAGTGGGTCTTTGTGATGCTGACATGACATGCCTACATCACATTAACAGCCATAAAGCCTCATCTGAGGCTCATTAGTGGCATAATGATTTCAGACCCAATCATGAGCAGACAAAGAAATAACCAGTAGACTGAAGGCTTCAGACAAAGAGAATATTAATTACCTGCATGTAATATGATGATGAATATCAGTTTTGTTGAATATGGCATCATATCAAAGTGTTTATTAGACATTTACTGCTTGGAAAAACATGCTCAAAGAGACCTTTTAATTATggtttgtcacattttgttggCAGATGGGTATGACCTATAATGATGTctaaactttattgttttgaaatgtatttctgcacACTGAAAGGCCTTTAATCCATTGAAATTAGCTTCTGTTCGCTGTTGATTAGGTCTATTTATCCATTTCTGCCGGTTTTGTCTGGGTCTCACCCTCATTATGTGCAGTCCCCTCACACGCCACATGATGGCAAGCGCGAGCACGAAGCTCCCAAGAGCATCATTCCCTGATGAAGAGAGTGGCTCTGCACAATGACACCGGAAGCTGGACGTTTCcgccttcaaaataagagcttcatttttttatcataaaaaaCCCCAACGAATTGGATTGTTTGTGTCCATTGTGGCCGACACGAATACTCTCTAATTTACATGGACCTTCTGATGTGACTATATGTGGTAATGGAAAGATGAAAGATACAAATTATTGCAATATTATGTGAGAACATGGGTGATTGAATTGTGACTACCCATTACACAGAAAATGCAGTATTAAAAGTAACCAAGCTGCACTGAAAATACGATCCCACAGACCACCAATGGATGTggtcacagatacacacagcacaaacacaccaagtGTAAAAGCACCATCTAGTTATCATAAATTTAGTACAACTCATCCAACCTGGACAGGCCCATTATTAGGATAAATCTaggaataaaaaacaatagGCGGTATGTTTGCCTCATATCACACCTACTGAAGAGGAAGTGGCATCGACGTTAGACATGTGTGGTGCGATTTCACTTTTTAGAGTAGAAATATTGTTGTTCGGactaaaacaagcaatttgttCATCTCATCTTGGGCTATGGAAAACTGTAATTTTACTCTATAAATAATCAATGGATTCATCAAAGAAATAATtgagattaatcgataatgagaATCATTATTAGTTGAAGAAGAATTTTTGTCAACTTCATAATTAATGACAGGCTGTGCCACAGTATGACACCAGAATAAAAAAGGGCTTCTGGCGAGACTATTTACTCGAGATACCATACAAGAGCACACGCTGCACGCTACACCCCACCTCAACCTCAACATGCTGCACAGTCAAAACACGTTGGTACTTGTGTAAAAGAAAGGGGGTCAATAGTTTATTTTGGAAATTTTGACCGGATGTCCTTTTTCTAAATGCGTCCGTCTTGACACCAGTTCCGAGTGGCCCACTGAGACCAATCTTTAACGGAGAACAGGAGTATCGCCCCGGCGGACAGTTGCGGTAGCCCTCTGGCTtggatatttttcattttctggatTTATACATCACAGATAAATTCCGGGATGCCttcaaataaaaatatccaaggtaataaataatacaatagcGTGCTGCCTTGTCTATTTTCCCGGGTATCTGTTTGTGTCTACCGCTAGCTTAAGCTTCAGTCTTTACAATAGAGCATCAGCAGGCCGACCCCGGCTACCGTCCACGCTAAGCCTCTCTCGATATTAACTTAGCTTGCTATTCAAATAAcgtgattttcttttcacaggAGGGAAAGCCTTTGGACTGTTAAAGGAGCAGCAAAGGCAAAAATTGGAAGAAGTAAACCAGGTACGCGGGTTCTCTTTATTTGCCATCAGCGTCTCTAACTGCGCCTCAGAGGAATTTGAATTTAATGAGCTCGCGTACACTTGACTTGGCATTGGCCTTGTTTTTGAACGTGACGCCACATTGATGATTCAAGGCAGTTAAGATTTAACTGTCTCAGTTGTGCTGTAAATAATGACCCCCCCCAAACGCCACACACATTAATTTGAGTTGACCATAGCGATGCTGCTGATGCATTTTATTGATTTCCCCCTGCAGTCTCGTGGCACTTGTTGAATGGCTGCATGCTGTCACACATCTccagtgttggggggggggggtatcccCCTCTGACCTGATCATATCGATCTGTTTGGTCACTGTTAAAATACACGTGAAGCTTTTTCTGTGTCCATTGCATGTCTTCTGTGCTGCTCCGCTGTCCCCGCCGACGGGAAACCGGTACCTGAATGAGCTCTTTGTCTAACAGTACGCCTCGCTTCGTCAGATAACTGCAGCAGTTCCCACAGATTAACTAGATGTCTGTATAATCTCTGTTCCCCCCTTACCTTCGGTCTGGCCGCCTGTCATCAGCCCCCCACATGAAAACCAGGTCGCGGCAAGAGGGCAGCCGGGAGCGGCTGTGACCTTTCTGTGCACAAACACCCCCTGCTCCTTCATAGGGATTTATCTAGTTTTTAATATCCTTCAGTTGTTCATTAGAAAAATGAATCCTAGTCCGTCTAAAAATAGCAGTTGTACTGTGGTTAAATCCAAGGTTTTCATACACAGACATCCATTCTGGTTTATTAACATGTGGGGATGaaacactgttgtgtttttgagtgcTCTCCATGAAAATCTCATCTGATAAATACTTTGAAGCTAATATGATTTGTCAAATCATTTGTGGACAGACAATTAATCTGcgatagttgttttttttaagcaaaaatgcccaaaattcactggttccagcttctctaataTGAatatgttacttttttttttcgctCTGAGTGattgtgatggatgtttttcagtattttgtgaCATCGAAACAACTTGCTGATAATTTGATGGAGAGAATACtccttagttgcagccctgaaacTCTTACGTAATCTGAATCTTCAGCTGGAggagatacagtatattctgtGCATTCTTTGCCGAGATACTGACTGAGATTTCATGCCTTGTGATACTGGCTCTGCACTAGTTCAAATAAACTTGCATACACATAAGATACAATATGAGTGTGAAGgacattcctgtgtgtgtgtgtgtgtgtgtcgggggggggttGCAGTGGTGATTCAGCACGGCTGAGTCATGCATCCCTGATAAACATCCAGCTGTGGTGTTTATCCTTTTTCACCCTTAATTACATGCTTGACAGACACATAGAGGTCAACGCAGAGAACAACCACACTCAGTTGCTTTCTCTACTTCCCGAGTAGACTGAAGCTGACTCCCACATGACAGACTTCGTCATTATAATTTCATTAGAAGAGCTCCCTTCAGGCTCTTTCCTTTATACCCTTGTGAGGTGTTCCAGTTAATGAACACAGTGATAAGTAATGACAATCCAGGGGGGAGAACATCTTAAGATTGTGAGTCATCATTCTCAAGTTGGAGGtttttgacacatttgacaGAAGACAATCAGATTAATGAACTTAAAGCTCTAATTTGTGCGTGGGCTTATTTCCTCTTAGATTGTCTATTGTATAACACGTCTGGGAGTTTCTCATAAAAGTTTAGAAATGAGCCCACAACTGATTTAAGAGGTTTCAGTTTTAGTCAAACTTGTAAAACCTGTTTTTTGTGATCTCCTTCCATTTCTTcacccctctctttccttctcagGAATACTTGGAAGACCAGAAATACAGGGATGAAGAGGACCTGGCTGAAAAATTGGAAGGTCTCAAAAGTAAGCAAACCCACTCCTCCCCTCGGTGGTTTTTAGTATCTGCAGGAATGCGGTTCTTTGTGAGGGTGTGTTCCTTTTTCCTGGCTATTGTCTTTAGCctcaatatttgtttgtttgttggcagTCTGCATTCATGCATAAGTCttcagcatttttgtttttctctgtgggaAAGACAGACTGCTGTGATTTCTAAGAGGTTTGCGAGGCCAAGTCCTCAGTGGCCTTGCAGGAATGTGCTGGGGCGTTCCTCTGCTTGTTGTTACAATATTCAGAACTTTGCTGGATAAACTCATACCTCCTGGGAATAGAAAAAAACGCTGCTACTAGGAGCTAATTACGGGAACCAAATTGCATGATTTATCAAAGAACTCGTCCCCGTTGCTCAGATATTACACATGTATGCTCCGGGTGCATGTAGagtaatttgttttttctttcggTCGATGTGAGTTTTTTTATCTGCGATTTTCCGGACAGAATAACATACGGCTGTTTATACTAATAGAGGGCATATGTCTTGAATGAGAAACATTCTCTAGTGTCCTACTTACAATCTATGCTTGCTGGAGGAAATGGAGCAGTAATGTATAAACAGAAAGGGGACCTGACACCCAGATCCTGGGAGGGTTGCTtgggtttctttctttccatcttttccctttttccatACTGTCCCAGTGACCCAGAGGTCAGTATCTGAACACTGCTTTCAACCACCAACCAAATCATATTACAACCCATGACccaaaaatgtttaaacatACCCTACGTTAACGTTTACATGAAGACTGCGGCAAGTATTTTTGGATAGATTCATCTGATTGTAATTTTTCTTTATTAGGTCTTATATGACAGATGCTTGTCACCGTGTTTGTCACTAAAACAAccatcaaaaaataataatttaataataaataaattaaataatttaactTTGTAAACTATCACAGTTGTTATGGGAACAATAATGGCgcagcatttaaaaatgaaataagatgAGCCTCGactaaaaaacatatataatttatatgaaatataatatcagacttattaaagctgcattcaggCAATATCGGCAGAACAGGAATAACATGAAAAGACACTCTTCTGTTGAGTAACATATTTGTATTGGTTTattaacaagtgaaacaagatacaaacaaacaaaaggtttATTGCACCTCTTTTTAAATTAACTCAATTGATTCTATTATCTGTTAATATTAGGCTTTATTTagacttcagttcagtttagcATTTAATCAGAGCAGCAcgaatgttgtgtttttacaagtTGGTGTCTGCAGGTCAGACATCAGTCTGAAGTTAGTCTGATAATCACTAGTTTGACATTCATTACACTATAGAGTCGGCATCAAGTTGAAATCAGTTTAAAGTTTGTATTGTCGTATTGTATTGGCTGCTTACCACGTCCACTAACCAGTTTCCTTGGCGAAACAACTAAGACATCAGTtcttaaaagtttttaaaaatgcgTGTTATTTGTGTTGAGTTGTTTGAGTAAGAGACTATTTACTTCAGTGTCAAATCAGTGTTGACAGCAAAGTGTGATGGGTGAAAAAAATTAGACCATTTCAGTAAAATAGGTTTGTTCTATGTGTTGCTTCCTGAGTGTTTTCCCAGGACAGGTGTATTTACCAAAAGTGCCAAATGACTACAGCTCACTTTGTCTGTGCCATGTTGTCATACAGTTTGACAATTTCTAAACATTTGCGGATTTTAACTTCCCCTGAGCTCGCATCTCATCTGGCTCAGGTGTTTTATAGCTTAGTTTCTACACAAGATAACAGAGATTTGTTTTAtctggagacagaaaggagaacGGAAACCAAGTTTGTTTTTAGAATGAACAGAAGGCTGCACTGAAGCATTTATCTGCCCATAGGGTCAGTTTCTTTTGAAAGGATGGGAAAATTTTTTGTTTATCTGTTGGCCTAAGTGGCAGGGGGAGTCATCATCATTTTCTAAGCAAGGTTTTTTTTACAATGGAAAAGCCCCTTCAAACTGTAGCTTCCAAAGTGGTTGGTAGACAAACCCAccatcaaacaaatcaaattaaatcaaacttgAATCACAGATCTCCATTAGAACATAAAAAtcataataaagcagaaaatggCTGGTGCTTCATAAGTTGATGTCATTTAACAGTTGCTGAAGGAATGTAGGTCAGGAGGATACACTGAAGACTTAAGTTTTGTTCAGTTGAGCCATTTTCTGCAGATGATCAACAGGCTGCTCTACGACAAGTGGCCCACTCAAGAAcggctcactgtgtgtgtgtgtgtgtgtgtgtgtgtgtgtgtgtgtgtgtgtgtgtgtgtgtgtgtgtgtgtgtgtgtgtgtgtgtgtgtgtggaggcccACTCCTCAGACTTTAGGAACAGGGTTACCATTGTCCTGTCCCACTCCCCATGGGTTCACACAGTTAACacagtcctctctctccctcccaacacacacacacacacacacacacagagctcccaGTGTGGGACAGAAATAGAAAGTGTAATCTGACTAAAGTGGTCTTCCGGAGAAAAGAGGGTAGTAAAATTTAGGGAGAAGCGGGAAGATGTCTCCTTTTGGTATTTCATAGCAGCAGCCACTTCAGTAGTGTGTTAATAGGAGCTTTTATACAGGATGCAGTAGTTAATGCTCCCCAAACGTTGATAATTCGAATCATCAGTCGCCTCACATTTTGTCCATCAAAGCACTCCCCTTTTTTGTCATTGTACACAACGCAACTTTTACAAAGTCAAAACCAACTGTGATGGAAACTATTTTTGAAGGAGGCAGCTGTACAACCTCCTCCACTGTTTAGTATGATTGACTCTTCAGCTGACATAGCCacaagcagccaatcaggagagacGCTGCCTGCTGTGCTAGGACTCGATAACTGAACTGTGACCGGGACGCACACTTCAGAAATCTGATATTGTCTCATCACAGATGATGAACAAAGGCATTAAAACATGAGacattaaaggaacagtttgacgTTTTGGAAAATACAGGTATTCACTTTCttaccaagagttagatgagaaaatctgTAACACTTTTTTAGTAAttaaattctattttttttttaccttttggacagagccaggctagctgttcccccctgctTCCGTAGTTAAGGGTATATGAAGTATATTAATGATATGTATAACACTAGTAAAGTATAATGTGAATCTTTAACATATTACTTGTATCCATTTTAGTGTGAGTCTGAGTGAAAACTGTATTGGAGCTTTACAATTTTCATCTCAAGCATCAAGTTTTCTATCCCGATTGATGTGTTTGAACTTTAAATTCTCTTTTAACTTCCTGACCCTCTCACTCTAATCTGTCTCACATGTCAACCCCACTCAGCTGCCCGTTGTCTgctttcactgacacacacacacacacacacacacacacacacacacacctgtcgttatcagctgtttgtgtttttccttttgccaGGTCAGCTGTCAGCAGAATGTAAGACAGTGTGTGTTAACAGTTTTGCTGACATGTAAAATGCCAGCTGGGGATTGGTGTTTTGTTAAAATGTCGCACTAAAGGGATGTGGTTTGTGAGCTGAGAATGAATTACCACTGTTGGTAACAACCtcttatgtgtgtttgttttgcagataGATATGCTGAGTTTGACCTGAATGACCAAGGAGAGATTGGTGAGTAATAGTAGCTCTAAAACACCAACTGCACCCCAGAAAACAACTGTCAGCTGAGCCATGTGCTGTGTCGACATGAGGGAACAGTAATTAATACTGTGCGTGTGTTGTCTGACCAGTGTGAGGACAGCACTTGAACAGGCTCATGTGTCACAATGTCTGGGTCCTGTATGTAAAGTGACACCATACTGTGCACCAGTGTGAAAGGACTTTAGTTCTTGAGCAGATGTGAGACGAACTATAGTGTGGGAGTAGACACCAGAAACAGCGTCTGTCTGCAGGCCCTGACAGAAGCTGCTAAGGGTCCTCTACGACAActtttttttagccatgttagcgACAtagctctagggatggcaatgacCGTTGCTTGGTCTATCACTATGGTCgagtctgaaatatctcaacaactgctgaaaaatgaaatgtggttcagatgTCCATTCAGTCCTGAGGATgaatttggtgatcccttaattTTTCATGTAGTGCTGTCATCAGCATTGGaattgtctcttttttttcttttatagcCAAATACCTTCAGAACTAATGATAGCTCCATCAGCCTCACCTGTACTTTGTGCTAgtcaaaaactataaaaataggAGCCAAAGAAAAGATTCACATTGTCTCATGCATCTGTACCTTCTCTCAGATATGATGGGTCTGAAGCGAATGATGGAGAAGCTGGGGGTGCCCAAGACCCACTTGGAGTTGAAAAAAATGATTGTTGAGGTGACGGGTGGCAGCAGCAACACTATCAACTACAGGGACTTTGTCAAGATGATGCTGGGCAAGCGCTCAGCTGTGCTCAAACTGTAAGTAAacctctgtgcatgtgtgtttaaaaagaatacagacttttttttttacaacaagtTTTTACATAGACTCAGTTGTGTCTGTAAACCATCTGCTGGTTCATTGTGTCTCAGTGTACAGAGGATATGAATCCTGTGCTGTGTCAGCCAATTGTTTCATCCATCAGCAGGGGGTTCTGGCATGACTAGCGATGATGTCATTACCCACATGCTGCATTAGTCGTTAATCTCCAAGGCAACAAAACCCATCTATGTAGCCTATCCATAGTCAACCCATCTTTATCCTCAGCTGGGATCATGTGCTTAGGTAACTGTCGATAGGCTGATTAACCGCTGACCGTCACGTAGGactgacaaaaacaccaaaactcTTCAGAGAAATTATTTCTTTCAAATATATTCTTTTGTTCAATGATCCCTGGTGGATATGGTGACACATTTCCTGCTATTTTGAAACGGGCTAGTGTAGGCAGTGTAAGCCTTTTAAAGGAGCCAGAGTGTATTGGCTGCTGCATGTCAGCTCGGGACTAAGCTGGCTGGACCCTTTAGTAGACAAATCTCATAATCCCCAAAACACCAAGCGGAGAAAATGCATAACTTTTCCTCCTTTGCCCTCAACCATTTTTCGAAAGTGTATCCCATAATCCCCCAGCCACTATTTATAAATGTCTCATTCCCTCCCGTCCTTGCTTGGCCGGTAGCTTGGTAGCATTCTAGTAACATATTCTCTGTATTCTAGGAAAAAGCTGATGTTTGTAATTATTTACAACAGGAGAATGGTCAGTGGTCATATTATGTTTTCAGGTtaattttgatgattgattttgTTCCTTGTGAAATCTTAGCTCCACTGTGCAGAATGTTGcacaatgaacacattttataaacaggAAAGAAGTTCATTTGAGTGATGATCTATTGGCTACTGACATTTTGTAGTGTGTGATATATGTACAGCATATACATATTCCGTGTTCTGATTTAATAGGAAACATTGGCTGAGgtttttgctgtttctttgtaatttttGCCTTTTGAACCCCAGCAGCAGCCTACGGCTCCCTCCTCTTTGATAATGGCAGAGGTCTACAACGCCTCTCTTGTGTGCTACTGTTTTTGACTctagagagaggagaggagagggggagggagaagcTGAGGGCATAGAACAGCTTCAGAACAGTGTTATTCAAAGCATTTAGCAAAACAACAATTGATTTAGTTGCAATTAGAGGCAAATGATGGAGGTCAGGCTCCACAGTTGGGCCCAGTATGTGAAAGCTCTTTGAATATAGTCACTATTAGTGTAATACAtaactcatcatcatcaaccaAGATTTGGAATGACAGATGGGCCATACAGATCTTATATTTTATGCTAGTAATTGGTTAACAAGTAGCAACAGCTGTGAAGGACCTTGACTACAAAACTGTTGTTTGTAGgctttacacaaaacaaaattgaacTTATTTTTTCACAAAACTCCAGAAAACTTGTTTGAGTTAAATTGGATTATCACACGGCTCCAACCTACTGACATAaaatcactgtgtgtgcatatgttttcAGCccttgtgcagattaaacagaTATCTGGTATGTACCATAGACAGTCTATGTACAGTCTATAACAAGATGTTATTGGATTCATCATTGGATCAGTAGTAGTTGACTGATGACTGTCAGTGGTGACCTGACTGACTTCGTGCAGCTTTGGGCAGCAAAGGAGGTTTCAGTAGTGTGAAGAAAAAGTTGTTGCCAGAGTTTTAGATGCTGAGTGCCGGTTTCGTCGTTGGGATCATTGCTCCTTATGGGCTTAGTGGAGCTTTGCAGAGTTTTccaaaaaaggaaattaaagacAGGCATTCGCTCTGAATAGCTCCCGTCAGATCGCTCACTCTACTGTGTACAGCCTAAACCACTATTCCCCTCATTCCCTTTGTGGTTTCCCGTCATTCCTTTACTTATTCATACCCCGACTGTAAGCCACAGTTTCAGTGTATCCTCCAGGAGATGATTATCCCTCCTCACTCACACATCCTGCTTGTATTGTTTACACTTTTACACTCTTTTAATACCCTCTGTCTTCCTAATGACAATTTacactgtattttctttatgcctctctccatggtgctgaagcCATCGACCCAGGCCTCCttgtctccatctctgcctgTTTAAATCAATTTCAGTTGAAGCGATGAGTGGATTAGTCTATTGACAGaacattttactatttttataATCAATTATGTAATTGTTGAAGCACAAATACCAAAAATTGCCTAGTTCCAGTTTCTCACATGCGAAGGGTtgcttcttttcattctttcatctGAAAGGAaactgatgattttttttttgtttttcaatgtaatttcacttaaacacacaagtaaacacataCAACAGCAACTGCAATGCGCATTTTTACACACAtaactgctgtgtgtgattAGTCAGACATCAATATGACATAGCCAAGGTCAAATCGAAATATTTGTGTGATAATGTGTATAGTCAGTGTGCCTCGGCAACACATACTACTATAACCATATGTGATTAGTGTGCTTGCTGTGTaggagtcacacagggtgataTCATTGGTTACGTAAGCCTGTGTTATTACTGCAAACACTCATTACACCAAAGCAACCATGAAGTTTGTCCTAGTATTCAACCAAACTGCAACAACCAACTCATGCATCACATACGGCTCAAACAACCGCCCAGGACTCTATACCTCAGAGAAGGTATCTAGCAACACCTTAGCAACCAAATATTTACCACCAAAAACCTTGTCCAACCAAGTTTTGCTCAGACAGCAGGCATAATGTGCTTGAATTTCTTTacaattgttatttttattacttcAGGAGCACAGTCACATAGATTCTTACCCCCTTCATCCACCTTTTTCCCAGGTTTTGAAGACAAGGGCTCATACATGCTCATGTTCATCACAATCCCATAACGTTACaattgtttgtatgtatgaattTCTATTTCAtgattcctctctctccacagagtCTTGATCTTTGAGGACAAAGCCAACGGCTCTCCCTGCAAACCAGAAGGACCCCCTCCAAAGCGGGACATTGCTAGTCTGCCTTAAGTGTAGATGTCAGCCTCCGGACTGCCAGTGGAGCAGAGGGACCATCGGTGGTTGTGTGAAATTGAGTCATTCTCTTAACATGTGGAGTGTTGTATTAGTGTGGGACCAGTGATTAAGGATGTTACTTTGTGATATGCGGTGTGTGCAAGGTGTCTGTTATTTGGAAGACTGAGCTCACAACTCACTAAATGATGTTTTGACTGtgaatattattattcatcTTTTTTCCTTAATTAAAATGTAGCATTGATAGTTGTATGTGTAATCTGCTTGATAAATTAAGTTTTGTAGTAAGTGTTTCATGGTTATATTTTAAGGGAAGACTCAAAATTCTCCACAggttgtttttccttccttgtTTCGTTGTTTCATTTTTGGGATGTCTTCGTTTTAACAAACGTCAGAGTAGGATGCTTTTGGAGAAGCACAAGGAAAAGAAGCAGTTTTTTCCAATACATTTTTGCACTGTCCTCAGTGGTCTTGGATGGATTCCTGCCAGGCTAATCTTGGTCAGCTTCTCGCTTTAGATCAGGTGCCAGAGATTACAGGCCCAGCCCATTTCCTCTGGGTCAAAGGCGTCAGCCCTAGGAGCCGAAATACTGATCTGGAATCAGTAACTAGGTTATTATGGCCACCTCATGGTCTGAAAAACGTTTTTTTGTAGATGACTGTACTCACACTAGTTGAGAGAAGAATAAGAGATCATGTTGACCATGGGACTTTCAGTTTCAATATGTGGCTTGAAGAACAACAAGTCTGACTCAGTTTTAGATCTGTAAGGTTAAGCACGTGGTCATTTTGGAAGGAGTGTGATTTACAAGCACACACGCGTAACAAATGTACATAATAAACTACACACAGTACAATCATGTTCTTTCCAAGTGCCTCAACATGCAGATACTGTAGAGCTTAAACACACAGATTGAAAAAGGAGGGAGTGCACACAGGTGTTCAGTTCAAGCAGTCCTCTTAGCTCACTAATTCCAGAAAACCGTGAAATAATGTTCTTTGTTATTTGGTAAGATAGTTTTAATGATGCTCGTCGAATTATACTGATATGGTGTTTCCACAACATTCTGAGTGAGTgaagtttttaaatgtaatttcttgttttcccttttcttaccgttatttttttttacgtcGTAACGAGCGTTTAACCTGTTCGTTGGATGATTTCATTGTTTAGGTTAACCTATACTTGTAATTCATACAtgtgttattattttctctttgttttggatttatttCTTCTCTCCCCACATTTCTTCAGCAGCCAGACATCCCTCTCTGTTTAACTGGGTTCATTGTCCTGTGAATTCTGTGATTTGTGCCTCAGTGTTTGTCTCTCCACTCTAAATCTTCCTGTAACTCACACTATTTACTGTGAATTTGGTACTCATAGTATTTTTTTAACCCACTTAACATGTTTCAAActattgtgttattttgttttcagtctgataGGTATATTACAtcttttaatgttgttaattacAATGCACATTGTTTGCAGACACCAAAGGAATTAAAAGTCTTCTTACACTGGCCTGTTAAGTTTTGAATTGTTTATTGCAGTAATGGAGACCTCTCTTAACCTCTTGactaattttgttttttcactcgTAAACACCAGTGTTCGCTAACAAAGAACACCACAGTCATAAAGACTGGCTGCCCATTGGCTAGATTTGGCTAAAAGTGCTGACAAATGTAAAGGAGAAACTCTCAATCTCAGTTTTGCGTGATCATCTTCCAGTTCATTCACAGGCAGAGATAAATAGTGTGGGAATCTTTGGCTGTGACAACTAGTTGAGTCACTATGTTTGATCGTGAGAATGCTTTCattccatattttttttctcattcattgTCCATGTTGCTTAATGTACGTGCAGCTGTGTGCATACATACTCTTgagcaataaaatgttttcatgaaatAGTAGCTGCTCAAACTTGTTTTATTATGCCTTATTTTCGGTATGT from Enoplosus armatus isolate fEnoArm2 chromosome 18, fEnoArm2.hap1, whole genome shotgun sequence carries:
- the aif1l gene encoding allograft inflammatory factor 1-like produces the protein MPSNKNIQGGKAFGLLKEQQRQKLEEVNQEYLEDQKYRDEEDLAEKLEGLKNRYAEFDLNDQGEIDMMGLKRMMEKLGVPKTHLELKKMIVEVTGGSSNTINYRDFVKMMLGKRSAVLKLVLIFEDKANGSPCKPEGPPPKRDIASLP